The genomic window CGCCCGGCAGATGTCCGCCGGCCTGGTGCGGGCCGCCGGCGAGGTCGCGCACTGGGTGATAGCGCAGCTGGAACTCGCCGAACTCGATCGCTCCCGCACCCGGATGATGGAGGCCGAACTGCGGGCGCTGCGTGCGCAGATCTCCCCGCACTTCGTCTACAACTCCCTCACCGCGATCGCCTCCTTCGTCCGCACCGACCCCGCACAGGCGCGTGAACTGCTGCTGGAGTTCGCCGAGTTGACCCGGTACAGCCTGCGCAAGCACGGCGAGTTCAGTACCCTCGCCGAAGAGTTGCGATCGGTGGACCGATACTTGCGGCTGGAACGCGCCCGGTTCGGCGCCCGGCTGCGGGTCGACCTGCTGATCGCGCCGGAGGTCCTGCCGGTCGCGGTGCCCTTCCTGTGCCTGCAGCCGATCGTGGAGAACGCGGTACGCCACGGTCTGGGACCCAAGGCGACCCCGGGCCTGATCACCATCAGGGCCGAGGACGCCGGCGCCGAGTGCCGGATCAGCGTGGAGGACGACGGAGTAGGCATGGATCCGGAGCAGGTGCGGCTGCAGCTCGCCGGGGAGGCCGGGGGGGACTCGCTCGGCCTGGGCAACGTCGACGAGCGGCTGCGCGCGGTCTTCGGCGACGAGTACGGCCTGGTCGTGGAGACCGCGCCGGGCGCCGGGACCAAGATCAGCGTCCGGGTGCCGAAGTACCGGAACGGAGTGCACGCTTCATGAGACCGCTGCGGATCCTGGCCGTGGACGACGAGCCGCCCGCACTGGACGACCTCGGCTATCTGCTGCGCGGCGACCACCGGGTCGGCCGGGTGCTCGCCGCCGACAGCAGCGACGCGGCGCTGCGGCTGCTGGAGGCCGAAACGATCGACGCGGTCTTCCTGGACATCAGGATGCCGGGCCTGGACGGGCTGGACCTGGTCCGGGTGATGAGCCGCTTCGCCCGCCCGCCGGCCGTCGTCTTCGTCACCGCCTACGAGGACTTCGCCGTCGACGCCTTCGCCCTGAAGGCCTGCGACTACCTGCTCAAGCCGGTGGGCGGCGAGCGGCTGGCCGAGGCGGTGCGCCGGGTGGCCGCGCTGCTTGAGGGCCAGGTGGAGCCGCAGCAGCCCGCCGCGGCCGACCCGGTGCCGGAGCGGATCCCGGTGGACCTCGGCGGCGTCACCCGCTTCGTGTCCCGCGACGAGGTGGCCTACGTCGAGGCCAAGGGCGACTACGTGCGCCTGCACACCGCGGGCCAGGCGCCGCTGGTCCGGGTGCCGCTCGCGGTGCTCGCGGAACGCTGGGAGCCGCACGGCTTCCTGCGCATCCACCGCAGCTTCCTGGTCTCGCTGCGGCATGTCGAGGAGCTGCGCTCGGACGCCGGGCACTGGACCGTCAGGGTCGCGGGCAGCGAGCTGCCGGTGAGCCGCCGCCACACCAGGCAGTTGCGCGACGTCCTGGTGCGCTGGGCGCCCGCGCCGGGACCCGGCCCGTCATGACCGGCCAGAGCGGACCGCGCCGCACCCCGAAGCCGCAGCTCAAGCCGAAGCCCAGGCCCAGGCCGCAGCTGAAACCCAGGCCGCAACCCCGGCCCAAGCCGCCGCCGCAGCCCGCCGACCCGCCGCCCGGCGCCCCCGGCGCCGTGCCCGCGCCGCGCCGGGTCGCCGTCACGGCGCCGCGCAGGCACCGGGCCGGCGGCTACTCCGCCCGGCCGGGCGCCGCCGACCTGCACGCGCAGCCGCAGCTCGGCCAGCTCTACGTACGCTCCCTGGTCCGCCACCAACTGCGGCTGTCCCTGGGCGTGCTGGCCGTACTGGCCGCCGTGCTCGGCGGGCTGCCCGCCGCCTTCGCGCTGCTGCCGGGGCTGCGTACCGCCGAGGTCGTCGGGATACGGCTGCCGTGGCTGCTGCTCGGCGTGGTCGCCTACCCGCTGCTGGTGGGCGGTGCCTACTTCCACGTCCGACACGCCGAGCGGGTCGAGCGCGACTTCACCGACCTGCTCGGCGGCCCCGACCCGCCGCCCCCCGCACCGCCGCGCGCCGCCCGGTGAACCCCGGTCTCGGCCTCGCGGCGCTCGCCGTGGTCCTGGTCGCCACGGTGGCCTTCGGCGTCTACGGCCTGCGGATGTCCCGGGGCACCTCGGACTTCTACGTCGCCTCCCGCGAGGTCTCGCCGCTGTGGAACGCCTCCGCGATCGGCGGGGAGTACCTGTCCGCGGCCTCCTTCCTCGGGGTCGCGGGGCTGGTGTTCGCCTACGGCGTGGACATGCTGGCGTACCCGGTCGGCTACACCGCCGGCTACCTTGTGCTGCTGCTCCTGGTCGCCGCCCCGCTGCGGCGCTCCGGCGCCTACACGCTGCCCGACTTCGCCGAGGAGCGGCTGGGCTCGCCGGCGGTGCGCCGGGTGGCCGGCGTCCTGGTCGCGGTCATCGCCTGGCTCTACCTGGTGCCGCAACTCCAGGGCGCGGGGCTGACCCTGCAGACGGTGACCGGCGCGCCGCGGTGGGCCGGCGCGGTGGTGGTGGCGGTGGTCGTGGTGGGCGTCGCGGCGGCCGGCGGCATGCGCAGCGTCACCCTCGTGCAGGGCTTCCAGTTCTGGCTGAAGCTCACCGCCATCGCGGTGCCCGCGCTCTTCCTGGTCATGGCCTGGCGCTCGGCCGGCGCGCCCGCGCTGACCGGTCCCGACCTCCCGCGCTTCGGCCACACCACCGTGGTGACGCTGCAGGACCCGGTCCGCTTCGACGTGACGCGGCCGGTGACCGTGACGGTCAGCGGGCGGCTCGACGGACGGGACCACGCGGCAGGATCCGTACGCCTCGGCGACGGCAAGCACACCGCGGCGGCCGGCACCGCGCTGACCTTCCCGCGCGGCGCCGCCGTCCCGCACAAGGACGGCCTCACACCCTCCTCCGGCGCCCGCTGGGCCGACCCGCTGTCCGGCGCGGGCGGCAGGTCCCATCCGCTCTACGCCCTCTACTCGATCCTGCTCGCGACCCTGCTGGGCACCATGGGGCTGCCGCACGTCCTGGTCCGCTTCTACACCAACCCCGACGGCAGGGCCGCCCGCCGCACCACCTTGCTGGTGCTGGTGCTGCTCAGCGGGTTCTACCTGCTGCCCACCGTCTACGGGGCACTGGGCCGGGTCCTGGCACCGCAGTTGCTGCTCACCGGGCAGACCGACACCGCCGTGCTGGTCCTGCCGCAGCTCACCCAGGCCGGCGAGGGCGGCCGGCTGCTCGGCGCGCTCGCCACCGCCGGCGCCTTCGCCGCCTTCGTCTCCACCGCCTCCGGCCTGACCGTGTCGGTGGCAGGAGTGGTCTCGCAGGACCTGCTGCGCGGCTCGACCCGGGGATTCCGCTGGGCGTCGCTGGTCGCCGGCATACCGCCGCTGGTGATGGCCGTCGCGACCGACGGCCTGCCGGTGGCCGACGCGATCGGCCTGGCCTTCGCGGTCGCCGCCTCGTCCTTCTGCCCGCTGCTGGTGCTCGGCATCTGGTGGCGCGGACTGACCGATCTGGGGGCGCTGTTCGGGCTGGTCGCCGGCGGCGGGCTGGCCGCCGTCGCGGTGGTGCTGACCAGCGTCCACGACCCCGGGCACGGCTGGAGCGCGGCGCTGCTCGAACAGCCCGCCGCCTGGACCGTTCCGGTCGCCTTCGCCGTGATGGTCACCGTGTCGCTGATGACCAGACACCGGCTCTCGCCCGCCGCCGTGGACCGGGTGATGCTGCGGATGCACCTGCCCGAGGAGGTCGGCTCGGGAGTTCCCGCGCTGCCGGCGGTCCGCCCGCCGACCGCTGGGCGCAGCTGACGTACCGCCCGCCGTACGGCCGGTACCGTTCGGCGACCCACTGTGACGAATATCTCGTCGCCATGCGGGCCCGGCTCTAGCGTGTGCCGCGACCGAGACGGTCTCCCCACCGCCCTGCCGTTCCTCAATGAGGAGGGAAACCGCAGATGAGCACCTCTGTACCCACACCCACCATCGCCGACCCCGGCCCGCTGGGCCTGGCCGGCTTCGCCGCCACCACCTTCGTCCTGAGCTCCTTCAACGCCGACCTGATCGACGGCAGCCTGCTCCCGGTGGTCCTGCCGCTGGCGCTGTTCTACGGCGGGCTCATCCAACTGCTCGCGGGGATGTGGGAGTTCAGGAAGGGCAACACCTTCGGGGCGACCGCGTTCGGCTCCTACGGCGCCTTCTGGCTGTCCTACGCCGCCTACGTGAAGTTCGTCGTCGCCGACCTGCCGGCCGACACCGCCCACCAGGCGACCGGTCTCTTCCTGCTGATCTGGGCGATCTTCACCGTCTACATGACCATCGCCGCGCTGCGCACCAACGGGGCGCTGCTCGCCGTCTTCGTCGCGCTGTCCGCGACCTTCATCGTGCTGACCGTCGCCGAGTTCGCCGAGTCCACCGGCATCACCAAGGTCGGCGGCTGGCTCGGCCTGGTCACCGCGCTGCTCGCCTGGTACGCCTCCTTCGCGGTGGTCACCAACAGCACCTGGAAACGCGCCGTCGTCCCGGTCTTCGCCGGCGCCGCATCGGCCGGCGCGGTGCGCGGCGGCCCGGTCGAGGGCGTCGAGGGCGCCCACTCATGACCGACCAGACACTGTCCAACCTGCTCAGGGAGGACAGACGCTTCCCGCCGCCGCCCGAGCTGGCGGAGCAGGCGAACGTCACCGCGGCGGCCTACGACGAGGCCGCCGCGGACAGCGAGGCCTTCTGGGCCGCCCAGGCGGCCCGGCTGGACTGGGCGGAGCCGTGGACGCAGGTCCTGGACTGGAGCCGGGCGCCCTTCGCCCGCTGGTTCGTCGGCGGGAAGCTCAACGTGGCCGACAACTGCGTCGACCGGCACGTCAGGGCGGGCCGCGGCGACCGGGTCGCCTTCCACTGGGAGGGCGAGCCGGGCGACACCCGCACCCTGACCTACGCCGACCTCAAGGACGAGGTGAGCAGGGCGGCCAACGCGCTGCTCTCGCTCGGCGTCCAGGCCGGCGACCGGGTCGCGATCTACCTGCCGATGATCCCCGAGACCGTGGTGGCCATGCTGGCCTGCGCCCGGATCGGCGCCCCGCACACCGTGGTCTTCGGCGGCTTCTCCGCCGAGGCGCTGCGCGGCCGGGTCCTGGACTGCGACGCCCGGGTGGTCATCACCGCCGACGGCGGTTACCGCAAGGGCGCGGCCTCCGCGCTCAAGCCCGCCGTGGACGAGGCGCTGGAGCAGTGCCCCGACGTCCGCAGCGTGCTGGTGGTGCGCCGCACCGGGCAGGACGTCGGCTGGACCGAGGGCCGGGACGTGTGGTGGCACGACCTGGTCGACACGCAGTCCGCCGAGCACACCCCCGAGGCGTTCGACAGCGAGCACCCGCTCTACATCATGTACACCTCGGGCACCACCGCCCGCCCCAAGGGCATCCTGCACACCACCGGGGGTTACCTGACCCAGGTGGCGTGGTCGCACTGGGCGGTCTTCGACGTCAAGGCCGACCGGGACGTCTACTGGACCGCCGCTGACATCGGCTGGGTCACCGGGCACTCGTACATCGTCTACGGCCCGCTGGCCAACGGGGTGACCTCGGTGCTCTACGAGGGCACCCCCGACACGCCCCACCAGGGCCGCTGGTGGGAGATCGTGGCGAAGTACAAGGTCACGATCCTCTACTGCGCGCCCACCGCGATCCGTACCTTCATGAAGTGGGGGGACGCCATCCCCGGCCGCCACGACCTGACGTCGCTGCGGCTGCTGGGGTCGGTGGGCGAGCCCATCAACCCCGAGGCGTGGATCTGGTACCGGCGCGCCATCGGCGGCGACCGCACACCGGTGGTCGACACCTGGTGGCAGACCGAGACCGGCGCGCACATGATCAGCCCGCTGCCCGGGGTGAGCGTCTGCAAGCCGGGCTCCGCCCTGCGCCCGCTGCCCGGAGTCGCCGCCGACGTGGTGGACGACGCGGGCGAGCCGGTGCCCAACGGCGCGGGCGGCTATCTGGTGCTGACCCGGCCCTGGCCGGCGATGCTGCGCACCATCTGGGGCGACGAGCAGCGCTACCTCGACACGTACTGGTCGCGCTTCCCGGGCCGCTACTTCGCCGGCGACGGTGCCAAGAAGGACGAGGACGGCGACATCTGGCTGCTGGGCCGGGTGGACGACGTGATGAACGTGTCCGGGCACCGCATCTCCACCACCGAGGTGGAGTCGGCGCTGGTCTCCCACCCGCTGGTGGCCGAGGCCGCGGTCGTCGGCGCCACCGACGCCACCACCGGGCAGGGCATCGTCGCCTTCGTGATCCTGCGCGGCGACGCGGCCGGCGAGGGCGCGGAGGACCCGGCGCAGGAACTGCGGGCCCATGTCGCCAAGGAGATCGGGCCGATCGCCCGGCCGCGGCAGATCCTGGTCGTCGCCGAGCTGCCCAAGACCCGCTCCGGCAAGATCATGCGCCGGCTGCTGCGGGACATCGCTGAGAAGCGCGAACTCGGCGACGTCACGACGCTGACGGACTCCTCGGTGATGGACGCGATCCGCGAGCGGCTGCCGGAGAGCTCCTGAAGGGAAGGTCAAGAAGGGGACGATCCTGACCGCCGGCCCGTGTGTGCGCCCCGGGTGGACCCGCTCCCTGAGCGCGGGTCCACCCGGGGACGGGCCGCCCCCTCAGACGGCCCGCTCGTGCCCCCGGACGTCGAGCCAGGCGTAGTTCATCAGCCCGGTCCGCACGGTGTGCAGGGTCAGCACGTGCCGGCCGGGCTCCGCCGGCGGCAGCGGGAAGGTCAGCTCCGCCCAGTGGTGCGCCTGCCGCCACGGCACCTCGTCGGCGTCGTCCGCCGTCGAGGGCACCTCCACGACCTCGGTGACCGGGGCGTCGTCCAGGGTCAGCGCGATCGCCCCGCCCTGCGGCGCGGTGTACAGCAGCGTCGCGGTGTACGGCCCCGGCGCGGTGACGTCCACGGTGTAGCGCAGCCAGTTGCCCGGCGAGGTCCACCCGACGTAGAGCAGCCCGAGGGCGGGCTGCACGGCGTTGAACGGGTGGTCGTCGATGCCGTTGCCCTTGGTGTAGCTGATGCCGACGGCCTCGTCCGCCCGGAAGCCGTTGAGGTAGCTGCCGTCCGGCGGGTTGAGCAGCCCGCTGCCCTGGTTGCGGTGGGCCGCGTCATGGAAGGCCACCCCCTCGCCGCCGATGTCGTAGTACGCGCACATCAGGCGTCCCGGGATCAGCTGCGCCCCTGCGGGGCCGACATCACCGCCGAACGGGCGGCCCTGGTAGGCGCGGGGACGAGGCAGCAGGGACACGGCTAGATCTCCGTCCCCTCGGTGCCGGCCAGCAGCCGGTCGACCTCGGCCAGTTCCGCGTCGGTGAAGGCCGGGCCGCGCAGCGCGTCCAGGCTCTCGTCGAACTGCCCGACGCTGCTCGCCCCGATGATCAGCGAGGTCACCCGCCGGTCGCGCAGCGCCCAGGACAGTGCCGTCTGCGCCAGGCTCTGCCCGCGCGCGCGCGCCACCGCCTCCAGACCGCGCAGCGCGGCCACCAGCTCCGGGCTGAGGCTGGAGCGGCGCAGGGTCACGCCGCGCGCCATCCGGGAGTCCGCCGGGGTGCCGGTCAGGTAACGGCCGGTCAGCAAACCCTGGGCGAGCGGCGAGTAGCACACGCAGCCCACCCCGGCGCCGTCGAGCACGTCGAGCAGCCCGTCCTCCAGGGTCCGGTCCAGCATCGAATAGCGCGGCTGGTGCGCCGCCAGCGGCACCCCCAGCTCCTTGAGCAGCGCGATGGCCCGCGCGGTCTGCTCGGCGTCGTAGTTGGACACCCCGACGTAGAGCGCCTTGCCCTGCCGCACCAGATCGGCCAGCGCGCCGCAGGTCTCCTCCAGCGGGGTGTGCGGGTCGAAGCGGTGCGAGTAGAAGATGTCGACGTAGTCCAGGCCGAGCCGGGCCAGCGACTGATCCAGGCTCGCCGTCAGGTACTTGCGCGAGCCCCACTCGCCGTACGGGCCGGGCCACATGCGGTAGCCGGCCTTCGAGGTGACGACCAGCTCGTTGCGGTGGCGGCCCAGGTCCCGGCGCAGCACCTCGCCGAAGTTGGCCTCCGCGGAGCCGGCCGGCTCGCCGTAGTTGTTGGCGAGGTCGAAGTGGGTGACACCGCGGTCGAAGGCGTGGGTGATGATCGCGCGGTGCCGGTCCGCGCCGACGTCGTCGCCGAAGTTCTGCCACAGCCCGAGCGAGATCTCGGGTATCAGCAGTCCGCTCGCGCCGAGCCTGCGGTAGGCCATCTCGTCGTATCGGGCCGCGGCGGCGGTGAAGGTGCTGCTTGGCTGCACTGGGGGGTGCTTCCTTTCCGGGTGGGAGGTGTCGGAGCCGGCCTAGCGGACGCCGACGGTCGCGATGCTCTGGGTGAAGTACCGCTGGACGAAGACGAACACGAGCACGATGGGCGCGATGACCAGGACGGAGCCGGCCAGCAGCAGGCCGTACTGGGTGGCGATCTGGCCGGTCGAGTACAGCGACAGCGCGACCGGCAGGGTGTACATGTCCTGGCTCTGCGCGGCGACCAGCGGCCACAGGAAGTTGTTCCAGGAGCCGAGGAAGGTCAGGATGCCCAGCGTCGCCAGCGGCGGCCCGCACAGCGGCATCACGATCCGCGCCCAGATCCGCAGCTCGCCCGCGCCGTCGATCCTGGCCGCCTCCAGCAGGGTGTCGGGGATGCCGGAGATGAACTGCCGCATCATGAACACCCCCATCGGCGAGGTCAGGAACGGCAGGATCAGCGCCGCGTAGGTGTTGGTCAGGCCGAGCTTGGTGACCAGCACGAACAGCGGGACGAAGGTGACCACGCCGGGCACCATCAAGGTGATCATCACCAGGGTGAACACCAGCCGCTTGCCCGCGAAGTGGAACTTGGCCAGCGCGTAGCCGACCATCGAGCAGAACAGCAGATTGCCGGCCACCGTCACCAGCGCCACGATCAGGCTGTTGAGGAAGAACCGGCCCAGGTGCAGCCGGTCGAACCAGGTGCTGTAGTTGCCCGACGTCGGGTGCTGCGGCAGGAAGCCGGACGGGTCGCGCAGGATCTCGCCCTGGGTCTTGAACGACCCGAGCAGCATCCACAGGAACGGCAGCAGCGTGATCACCACCGCGACGACCAGGCCGAGATACGTCAGCAGCCGCCGCCGCGCCCACAGGCGGTCGAAGGTCGCCCGCATCAGTCCTCCTTGGATCTCAGGGCGCGGAACATCACCATGCTGAGCAGCGCGATGGCGACGAAGAGCACGTAGCTCGCGGCGGACGCGTACGCATAGTTGCCGAACCCGAACTGCTTGAACGCGAAGTAGCTGACCGACAGCGTCGCGTCCAGCGGGCCGCCCTGGGTCATCACGAACGGCTCCTCGAAGAACTGCAGATACCACACCGACAGCAGCACCGCGCCGAACAGCAGCGTCGGCCGCATCAGCGGGACGGTGATCCGCAGGAACCGCTTGACCGGCCCGGCGCCGTCGATCATGGCCGCCTCGGTGACCTCGGCGGGGATCGTCTGCAGCCCGGCGAGGAAGATCACCATCAGCGTGCCCATGTTGCGCCACACGCCGAGGCCGATCATCGCCGGCATCGCCCAGGTGGTGCTGTTCAACCAGTCGGGACCGCTGATCCCGACCCAGCCCAGCACCGCGTTGAGCGGGCCGTCCTTTTGCAGGATGAAGCGCCACACCACGGCCACCGCGACGATGCTGGTGACCACCGGGGTGTAGAAGCCGACCCGGAAGGCGGTGCGGAAGCGGCTGATGCCGCTGTTCAGCGCCACCGCGAGGACCAGCGCGATGCCCATGGTGAGCGGGATGCCGACCACGACGAAATAAGCGGTGTTGCGCAGCGACTTGAGGAACTGCGCGCTCCCGAAGAGCGTGCGGTACTGGTCGATGCCGACGAAGTTCACCGCGAACGGGCTGTCGACGTCGGCGCTCTTGAAGTCGGTGAAGGACATCAGGAACGACGACAGCAGCGGGATGAGGGTGAAGGAGGCGAAGAGCAGGACGAAGGGCAGCGAGAAACCCCAGGCGATGAGGCTCTGCCGGCGGCGCAGGCTGCGCGGTGCGCCGGGAGCGTGGCCGGCGCCGCCGCCGCGGCCCGCGGGCCTGGCGGCGGCACCCTTCTCGGCTCCTCCGGTGAGGACGGCCATCTCGTCAGCCGCCGGTGCCGATGCCGTCGGCGGCGGACTGCGCGGCCTTCATCGCCGCGGCCGGGTCCTTGCCGTTCTTGACGATCTGCTCCAGCTGCTGGCCCACCGCGTCGGCGACCTCCAGCCAGGTGGCGTTGGGCGGCGGCGCGTTGGTGTCCTTCAGCTGGTCGCCGAAGACCAGCAGCCGCGGGTCGGCGGCCAGTTCGGGCTGCTGCCAGGCGCTCTGCACGGCCGGCAGGGCGCCGTCGATCTGGTACCACTTGGCCTGGACGTCGGGCTTGGACAGCCACTGGATCAGCTTCCAGGCCGCCGCGCTGTTCTTGGACTTCTTGAAGACCACCAGGTCGGAGCCGCCGGCGAAGGACGTCGCCGACTTCTGCTTGGGGAAGGTGGCCAGCGCGTACTTGCTCTTGAAGTCCGCACCGCCGGCCTGGTCCAGCGCGTTCTGCTCACCGGCGCCGGCCACCAGGATGCCCAGCTTGCCGCTGACGAAGGCCGACTCGGCCGCGCCCGCGCCCGCCGAGGGGTTCGGGTCGGCGATCTTGTCGGTGTAGAAGCTCTGGAAGTAGCGGTACGCCTCGACCGTCTGCGGGGTGTCGAAGGTCCACTTGCTGCCGTCCTGGCTGATGATCTGGGC from Streptomyces sp. NBC_01198 includes these protein-coding regions:
- a CDS encoding LytR/AlgR family response regulator transcription factor, which translates into the protein MRPLRILAVDDEPPALDDLGYLLRGDHRVGRVLAADSSDAALRLLEAETIDAVFLDIRMPGLDGLDLVRVMSRFARPPAVVFVTAYEDFAVDAFALKACDYLLKPVGGERLAEAVRRVAALLEGQVEPQQPAAADPVPERIPVDLGGVTRFVSRDEVAYVEAKGDYVRLHTAGQAPLVRVPLAVLAERWEPHGFLRIHRSFLVSLRHVEELRSDAGHWTVRVAGSELPVSRRHTRQLRDVLVRWAPAPGPGPS
- a CDS encoding carbohydrate-binding protein is translated as MSLLPRPRAYQGRPFGGDVGPAGAQLIPGRLMCAYYDIGGEGVAFHDAAHRNQGSGLLNPPDGSYLNGFRADEAVGISYTKGNGIDDHPFNAVQPALGLLYVGWTSPGNWLRYTVDVTAPGPYTATLLYTAPQGGAIALTLDDAPVTEVVEVPSTADDADEVPWRQAHHWAELTFPLPPAEPGRHVLTLHTVRTGLMNYAWLDVRGHERAV
- a CDS encoding sensor histidine kinase produces the protein MPTMKSVITVVSVTLVIAGAAAALFWLVRGRRGFGTPVERAAFAALHEASLAAPLLRDGLGPDSARKAARHLRALLAAPALALVGGGELLAWDGVGRHHTGQAVDHTADAIDAGRPWLVPADTIDCGDLDCPVRAAVVVPLVVDGLVVGALTVYARQMSAGLVRAAGEVAHWVIAQLELAELDRSRTRMMEAELRALRAQISPHFVYNSLTAIASFVRTDPAQARELLLEFAELTRYSLRKHGEFSTLAEELRSVDRYLRLERARFGARLRVDLLIAPEVLPVAVPFLCLQPIVENAVRHGLGPKATPGLITIRAEDAGAECRISVEDDGVGMDPEQVRLQLAGEAGGDSLGLGNVDERLRAVFGDEYGLVVETAPGAGTKISVRVPKYRNGVHAS
- a CDS encoding extracellular solute-binding protein, encoding MGGITDGFEPVPAGTDTSVYFQGPLKSAQVGGQTVGVPWAVDTRVLFYRTDLAKAAGFDGPPKTWDDLKKMAKGMQTAGHAQYGIRMSTTPDQDLQNSFAFPWSNGAQIISQDGSKWTFDTPQTVEAYRYFQSFYTDKIADPNPSAGAGAAESAFVSGKLGILVAGAGEQNALDQAGGADFKSKYALATFPKQKSATSFAGGSDLVVFKKSKNSAAAWKLIQWLSKPDVQAKWYQIDGALPAVQSAWQQPELAADPRLLVFGDQLKDTNAPPPNATWLEVADAVGQQLEQIVKNGKDPAAAMKAAQSAADGIGTGG
- a CDS encoding acetate uptake transporter; translation: MSTSVPTPTIADPGPLGLAGFAATTFVLSSFNADLIDGSLLPVVLPLALFYGGLIQLLAGMWEFRKGNTFGATAFGSYGAFWLSYAAYVKFVVADLPADTAHQATGLFLLIWAIFTVYMTIAALRTNGALLAVFVALSATFIVLTVAEFAESTGITKVGGWLGLVTALLAWYASFAVVTNSTWKRAVVPVFAGAASAGAVRGGPVEGVEGAHS
- a CDS encoding sodium/solute symporter: MNPGLGLAALAVVLVATVAFGVYGLRMSRGTSDFYVASREVSPLWNASAIGGEYLSAASFLGVAGLVFAYGVDMLAYPVGYTAGYLVLLLLVAAPLRRSGAYTLPDFAEERLGSPAVRRVAGVLVAVIAWLYLVPQLQGAGLTLQTVTGAPRWAGAVVVAVVVVGVAAAGGMRSVTLVQGFQFWLKLTAIAVPALFLVMAWRSAGAPALTGPDLPRFGHTTVVTLQDPVRFDVTRPVTVTVSGRLDGRDHAAGSVRLGDGKHTAAAGTALTFPRGAAVPHKDGLTPSSGARWADPLSGAGGRSHPLYALYSILLATLLGTMGLPHVLVRFYTNPDGRAARRTTLLVLVLLSGFYLLPTVYGALGRVLAPQLLLTGQTDTAVLVLPQLTQAGEGGRLLGALATAGAFAAFVSTASGLTVSVAGVVSQDLLRGSTRGFRWASLVAGIPPLVMAVATDGLPVADAIGLAFAVAASSFCPLLVLGIWWRGLTDLGALFGLVAGGGLAAVAVVLTSVHDPGHGWSAALLEQPAAWTVPVAFAVMVTVSLMTRHRLSPAAVDRVMLRMHLPEEVGSGVPALPAVRPPTAGRS
- a CDS encoding aldo/keto reductase, which codes for MAYRRLGASGLLIPEISLGLWQNFGDDVGADRHRAIITHAFDRGVTHFDLANNYGEPAGSAEANFGEVLRRDLGRHRNELVVTSKAGYRMWPGPYGEWGSRKYLTASLDQSLARLGLDYVDIFYSHRFDPHTPLEETCGALADLVRQGKALYVGVSNYDAEQTARAIALLKELGVPLAAHQPRYSMLDRTLEDGLLDVLDGAGVGCVCYSPLAQGLLTGRYLTGTPADSRMARGVTLRRSSLSPELVAALRGLEAVARARGQSLAQTALSWALRDRRVTSLIIGASSVGQFDESLDALRGPAFTDAELAEVDRLLAGTEGTEI
- a CDS encoding carbohydrate ABC transporter permease; the encoded protein is MRATFDRLWARRRLLTYLGLVVAVVITLLPFLWMLLGSFKTQGEILRDPSGFLPQHPTSGNYSTWFDRLHLGRFFLNSLIVALVTVAGNLLFCSMVGYALAKFHFAGKRLVFTLVMITLMVPGVVTFVPLFVLVTKLGLTNTYAALILPFLTSPMGVFMMRQFISGIPDTLLEAARIDGAGELRIWARIVMPLCGPPLATLGILTFLGSWNNFLWPLVAAQSQDMYTLPVALSLYSTGQIATQYGLLLAGSVLVIAPIVLVFVFVQRYFTQSIATVGVR
- a CDS encoding carbohydrate ABC transporter permease; this encodes MAVLTGGAEKGAAARPAGRGGGAGHAPGAPRSLRRRQSLIAWGFSLPFVLLFASFTLIPLLSSFLMSFTDFKSADVDSPFAVNFVGIDQYRTLFGSAQFLKSLRNTAYFVVVGIPLTMGIALVLAVALNSGISRFRTAFRVGFYTPVVTSIVAVAVVWRFILQKDGPLNAVLGWVGISGPDWLNSTTWAMPAMIGLGVWRNMGTLMVIFLAGLQTIPAEVTEAAMIDGAGPVKRFLRITVPLMRPTLLFGAVLLSVWYLQFFEEPFVMTQGGPLDATLSVSYFAFKQFGFGNYAYASAASYVLFVAIALLSMVMFRALRSKED
- the acs gene encoding acetate--CoA ligase: MTDQTLSNLLREDRRFPPPPELAEQANVTAAAYDEAAADSEAFWAAQAARLDWAEPWTQVLDWSRAPFARWFVGGKLNVADNCVDRHVRAGRGDRVAFHWEGEPGDTRTLTYADLKDEVSRAANALLSLGVQAGDRVAIYLPMIPETVVAMLACARIGAPHTVVFGGFSAEALRGRVLDCDARVVITADGGYRKGAASALKPAVDEALEQCPDVRSVLVVRRTGQDVGWTEGRDVWWHDLVDTQSAEHTPEAFDSEHPLYIMYTSGTTARPKGILHTTGGYLTQVAWSHWAVFDVKADRDVYWTAADIGWVTGHSYIVYGPLANGVTSVLYEGTPDTPHQGRWWEIVAKYKVTILYCAPTAIRTFMKWGDAIPGRHDLTSLRLLGSVGEPINPEAWIWYRRAIGGDRTPVVDTWWQTETGAHMISPLPGVSVCKPGSALRPLPGVAADVVDDAGEPVPNGAGGYLVLTRPWPAMLRTIWGDEQRYLDTYWSRFPGRYFAGDGAKKDEDGDIWLLGRVDDVMNVSGHRISTTEVESALVSHPLVAEAAVVGATDATTGQGIVAFVILRGDAAGEGAEDPAQELRAHVAKEIGPIARPRQILVVAELPKTRSGKIMRRLLRDIAEKRELGDVTTLTDSSVMDAIRERLPESS